Below is a window of Rhizobium jaguaris DNA.
GACGGGTCTAGCCGTGCGAGCGACCAAGGACCCGTTCCGCTTCTATCTGGTTGCCTGCGCTCTCTATCTGGTGCTCGCCATCATTTCCTCGGCTGGTTTGTCTTACCTTGATCGCTGGGCCAAACGTGCGGAGTTTCGCCGATGAGCTATGCTGAAGCTTTGATCCCAGCGCAACCGGCACCGCCAGAGGCGATGAAAGGTGTCTCCAAAGCGCGCATTGCCGGTTATTTCTTCCTGGCACTCTGGGCGCTGCTCGGCATCGCGCTAATCGCGATGATGATCACCAATTGGGATAACGAAAAATTCTTCCGGTTCGGCCCCCGCCTTTTGCATGGTCTCTGGATCACGGTGAAGCTGGTCGGACTTTCCTTCATTCTCGGGGCAATACTCTCGATTCCGCTCGCTTTCGCCAGGATGTCGAAGAACAGGATCCTGAAGACCCTGACCTATTGCTATGTCTATCTCTTCCGCGGCACGCCTCTGCTGGCGCAGATATTCATGGTCTATTACGGCTTTCCACAGGCGCGCGGCTTCTTTGAGACCATCGGTCTCTGGTGGTTTTTTCGCGATCCTTTCTACTGCGGTCTGTTTGCCATTACGTTGAACACGGCCGCCTATCAGACCGAGATTGTGCGTGGCGCCATCCAGAGCGTTCCTCATGGCCAAAGCGAGGCTGCGGCGTCGCTCGGCCTTCACAAGCTCGTCACCTTCTACAAGGTCATCCTGCCGCAGGCGTTGATCGTGGCTTTGCGCCCCTACGGCAACGAGATCATCCTCTTGATCAAGAGCTCGGCGACCGTTTCGATCATCACCGTCTATGATCTGATGGGCGAGACACGCTATGCCTTCTCGCAGACCTACGATTACCAAACCTATCTCTGGGCGGCGATTTTCTACCTTTCCATCGTCGAACTGATGCGCAATCGCTGGGCTTGGATCGAGGCACATCTTACACGCCACTTGAAGCGTTGACCTTGGTAGCGGGCGGCATGTTTTGGCGCCGTCCACGCCGCTAGCAGCACTCGCGTTACAACGCTGCTATCATATTGATTTTTTAGAAAAAAATCTTTTTGTGCAACACTTTTATGAAGCTTGGGTTTACCATGAGGTGTTTCCATTTTTCCGCGACTTCAGAGCCGCGAAGAACAAATGGGAGCAGAAAGAGAGACCTCATGCACAATGACATGCAAAAGCAGTTGCAAGGCTATGGGCTCACGACGGCGCAGATCCTCTATCGCCTGCCCGATCATCCGCAATTTCTGCAGACCTATATCTGGCAGGACTACGATCTCGCCCCGAATTTCCCGGAGATGCGCAGCTTCCTGAAATTCTGGCAGGAGAAGCTCGACGGGCCTCTGCATTCGGTGCGTTATGTACACCGCCGGCTGATCTCGGCTACCGAATGGCAGGCGGTGAAGGGAGAGTTCATTCTGCACTAGCCTGGCTTTGCCAAGCGATCAGACATGTGCTTCGCCATGGGCGAAATCGCCGTCGTCCGGCCCACGGTGTAATGTGCCATAGAGGATGGAGGCGTAGAACAAAACCACCATAGCGATCACCAGCCAGCCGGGCACCGGTCCGAGGGCTGCGTTATCGACGATATAGCTCCACGAATGCGCCAGCTCTTGCGGCGCGCCTTCCGTTTGCAGCTTCGGCGTCGAGATTTTCAAGATCCACGCCAGCAGCAGGATCACATACATCCAGCAGTAGTTCCGCCGCAGCCGCCGCTGTATTGCCTCAAAATAGCCGAGCAGAACCCGCGGTGCACGCAGGCTCTTGGCAATCGATAGCGCCCAATCGGGATTGAGCTCGGCTTCGGGCGCCAGGATCTGCGCAAAATAGCTGCGCTCCAGTTGCCGCACGCGCGCTCGGTAGACATCAAAGAAGCGATAGCGTCGCGCCTCAATCATCAGCAGCAATGTGATCAGCATCATGCCGAACAGCAACACGCCATGATGCGACGACGGCGTCGACAGCGATACCGAAAGCAGCGCCGCCACTACGGTGATTGCCCAGTTCGACGTCCGATCGATGCGGTCGCGCCAACTGGTCATCCGCGCGAGCTCGCCGCGGTAATAATGGTTCAGCGTGTTGGTGATTTCCCCCGTGGTCTGGGGTAGCGGCGGCCGTTTGATGTCCGCAGTGCTATCCATGAGATGGGATGTGGTGAGCTCGGTGGCCATTGTTCTTTCCTCCCATTTCTTCTTTCGCGCAACGGCTTTATGGCCCGCCGCTGCTGCGGACGAATATTTTGCTCCTTCAACGCAACCATTGCAAAAGCCATTCAAGCGTCTTAAGGCCTCGTTGACGAATGGAAGGGCTGATACTCATGGCGAAGAAAAAGATCGACGAAGACGCGCTGGCAGAAGCCTATAACCGCGCCCTTGCGCTGGAAAAAGCCGGCGATATCGACGCTGCGGTCAAAGCCTATCAGGACGTGCTGGCGATCGATCCCGAGGACCATGGCGGCGCAGCCGTACGCATCGCCTCGATGGGTCGCGGCGAAACGCCGGTTAAGGCACCGGACGCCTATGTCGAGACCTTGTTCGACCAGCATGCCGAAGTCTTCGAGGACGTGCTTGTCGAGCAACTCGGCTATCACGTTCCGGTTCTCGTGCGTCAGCGGCTGCAAGCGCTCGGCCTCGGTCCCTTCAAGCGCATGCTCGATCTCGGCTGCGGCACGGGCCTGACCGGCGGCACGCTGCGCGATATCGTCGAGGACATCACTGGCATCGACATTTCCGAAAACATGGTCGAAGTCGCCCATGAGAAGGATCTCTATGAGACGCTGTTCGTCGCCGAGGTCGAGGACTTTCTCGACGACAATGATGAAGAGCCATTCGACCTGATCACCGCCACCGATGTGCTGCCCTATCTCGGAGCACTGGAGCCGCTGTTCTTTGGCGCCGCCGATAACATGACGCCGGGCGGTCTCTTCATCTTTTCCTCTGAAACCCTGCCCGAAAACGCGCTTGCCGGCCGCCCTTACATGGTCGGTCCGCACCAGCGCTTCGCTCATGCGGAAAGCTACGTGCGCGAACGTCTGATCGCGACTGGCTTCGAGCTGATCGAAATTACCGACATCAATGTCCGTATGGAAGACGGCCAGCCGACGCCCGGCCATCTGGTCATCGCGCGTCTCGCCGCGGAATAAAACGTCCTATGCAGGATGCCTGAGATAGTTATCCAATTGGATAACTATTCCTTGCTTGATGGCCTTCGATCTGTTACTTAGCCATTCAGATAAGTTTCAGCACGAAGCCTCGATATGGGAAAGGTCTTTGCATGTCCCTTATTCTCTACCAGCACCCCCTTGCCTCCTTCTGTCACAAGGTCCTGATGGCGCTTTATGAGAATGGCACGCCGTTCGAAAGTCGCGTCATCGATCTCGGCAACGAAGGGTCGCGCGCCTCCCTGCTACGGCTTTGGCCGATCGGGAAATTCCCTGTCCTGCGCGATGAGGCGCTCGACAGCACAGTTCCCGAGAGCAGCATCATCATCGAATATCTCGACCGGCATTATTCTGGCTCGACGCCGTTGCTGCCGCTCGATCCGACGGATGCGCTCTGCGTCCGCCTCTGGGATCGCTTCTTCGATCTATACGTCCAGGAACCGATGCAGGCGATCGTTGCCGACAAGCGCCGCCCCGAAGGTACCCATGATCCTCAAAGCGTCGCTCAAGCGCAGACACTATTGCGCACCGCCTACGGCATGATCGAAAAACAACTGGGCGAAAAACTCTGGATTGCCGGCGACGCTCTGACCATGGCGGATTGCGCCGCAGCGCCGGCATTGTTCTACGCCGAAACGCTTGTACCGTTCGACGAACAGCACGTCCGGCTGAAGCAATATTATCAGCGCCTGCTCGATCGTCCGTCCTTCGCGCGGGTTCTCAGGGAGGCCATGCCTTACTTCCACTTCTATCCCTATCATGAAAAACTGCCCGCTCAGTTCCGGCCGGAACGCTCGCATGCTTGAGGAACCCCTGGCACTCGACCGGATGTTCCAGGCGTTGTCGGATCAAAGTCGACGCGGCATGATCGATCGCCTTGGCCGCGGTCCCGCCTCGGTGACAGAATTGGCGCAGCCGCTCGCTATGGCGCTGCCGACCGTGATGAAACATCTGCACGTGTTGGAGACCAGCGGTCTGGTGCTTTCGGAAAAGACCGGCCGGGTGCGAACCTATCACCTGCGAAAGGAAGCGCTGGCATCGGTCGAGCGCTGGATCGCCGAGCGCAAGGCGGGCTGGAACAGCACCTTCGACCGGCTGGACCAGTTTCTGGCCGAGAATTCCGAGGAGACAGTTGTAAAATGATTGAGAAATCGACGGAACATACAACACTCACCATCGAGCGCCATTTCAAGGCGCCCTTGCCGCGCGTCTTCGGCGCCTGGGCTGTGGCCGAGAACAAGCGCCAATGGTTCGCCTGCCACGGGGATTGGACGCCGCTGGACTTCCAGCTCGACTTTCGTCCCGGCGGCAGCGAGAGCAACCGGGTCGCCTCGACGGACGGCGTGGTGCACGCCTATCAGGCCCGCTATATCGACATCGTGCCGAACGAGCGCATCATCTATGCTTTTGACATGATGCTCGACGATAAGCGCATCTCGGTGTCATTGGCCACCGTCACCTTCGCGCCGGAACCGGCCGGCACGGCGATGATCTTTACCGAGCAGGTGGTTTTCCTGGACGGTTACGGTGACAATGGCTCGAGGCTGATGGGCACGGAAATAGGCTTCGACAATCTGCGGCTCTATGTCGACGGCAACGAAACCAGGCCAAATTAGGCTGCTCGCACATCACCAAGGATAGCGGCCAGCAACTGACCTTCGAGTTCGGCCAGCGCCGGATTGCCGTGGCGGCGGGGATGCGGATCGGGAACGGCGAGATCGAGTACGATCCGCCCCTCGTCCAGCACGACGACCCGATCCGCCAGATGCACAGCCTCGCTGACATCATGCGTGACAAGCACCGCGGTAAAACCGAGTTCGCGCCAGACGCGGTTCAACAGCTCCTGCATGCTGATACGGGTCAGCGCATCCAATGCGCCAAGCGGTTCATCCAGCGCCAGGATGCCCGGTTTGCTGACCAATGCGCGGGCAAGTGCCACGCGCTGCCGCTGGCCACCGGAGAGCCGCGACGGCCATTCTCCGGACTTTTCCGCAAGCTGCACTTCCGAAAGCACCGCCGCAGTTTCGGACTGCGCCACCTGCCACGGGACACCCTCCCCGAGACCGACGGCGACATTGTCGGCAACCGAGAGCCAAGGCAGCAACCGCGGCTCCTGAAAAACGATGCGGGCATTCGGCGCCGCGTCACTTCCATCGGCAGTCTCAAATCGCAGGTGGCCTGCGGTCGGCTCATCGAGCCCCATCAGGATGCGCAATAAGGTGCTCTTGCCGCAACCGCTTTTGCCAATGACGGCGACGAATTGGCCGGCGGGAATGTCGAGATCGATGCCACGCAGCACACGATTATTTCCAAAACTCTTTTCCAGGCCCTTGATGCAGATGGCGGCAGCGCCTGTCTTGGGCTGAGTGTCCTCGGAGGGGTCCGATTGAACGCGTTCCAATGCGATAGCGGTCATGGGATGCTCCTCAATTCTGATAGGCCGGATTCCAGCGCAGCGCCCTGCGTTCCAGCGCACGGGCAACGACATCGGCGAGCTTTCCGAGCACGGCATAGATGACCAACGTCAGCACTACGACATCGGTCATGCCGAACTCGCGGGCATTGTTGGCCATGTAGCCGATGCCCGATGACGCGGCGATCGATTCCGCCACGATCAGCGTCAACCACATGATGCCGAGCGCGAAGCGCAGCCCGACAAGGATCGACGGCAAGGCACCGGGGAAGATCACTTTCTTGAACAGGGTCCAGCCGCTCATACCATAGACCTGCCCCATCTCGATCAATCCACGGTCGACATTGCGAACGCCGTGATAAGTGTTGAGATAAATCGGGAAGAGCACGCCGAGCGCCGTCAGAAACAGCTTCGATTCTTCCCCGATCCCGAACCAGAGGATGACCAGCGGCACCATCGCCAGATGCGGGATGGTGCGCAGCATCTGCAGCGTCGTATCGGTCAGCTGTTCCGAAAGCCTCGATATACCGTTGGCAATGCCGAGCAGGAAGCCGATCGAGCCGCCAACGAGCAGGCCTGCAAAGGCCCGGCCGGCGCTGACCAGAATATTATGCGGCAACTGCCCGGAGATCGTCGTTTGCCAGAATGCCACGACGACAGCGGCCGGCGACGGCATGATGCGCGTGGATATCCACCCGACCGATGAGCCGAGCTGCCAGATCGCCACGACGGCAATAGGTAGCAGAAAAGGCAAGAACCGCTCCAGGGAGACAGCCGGCCGCGCCGGCTTGACCGGGTGAACCCGGCTCTCGGCGGCGGCGCGTACGAAGGGTGTATCGAATGCCGACATTGGGATCTCCCTGGAACGATCTCGTTAAGAGCCGGAAACGACTTTCAGATTGCCGCCATGGCTGCCGCCGGCAAAAATCTGTTTTGCGCCGAATTCGTTGCGGAAGCCAGCTCGCTGCTGCTCTCGGTTCAGCCCAAGTTCGGGGAACAGCAGTTCCGCGACGCGATAGGCCTCTTCCAGATGCGGATAGCCGGAGCCGATCACCGTTTCGATGCCGATGTCCTGATATTCACGCAGCCTTGCCGCCACCGTCTTCGACGACCCGACCAGCGCCGTACCGGCACCAGCACGCACGAGGCCAACGCCTGCCCAGAGGTTCGGCGAAACTTCCAGCCTGTCGCGGCGGCCGCCATGAAGGGCCGCCATGCGCTTCTGACCGACAGAGTCGGATTGATTGACGAACTGCTCCTGCGCTTCGCGGATCGTCTCGTCGTCAAGCTTGGAGATCAGCCGGTCGGCGGCGGCCCATGCTTCCTCATCCGTCTCGCGGACGATGAAATGCAGGCGGATGCCGAAGCTGATTTTGCGGCCCTTGCGAGCAGCGGCCGCTCGCACCTTCTCGATCTTCTCGGCCACCTGCGCCGGCGGCTCGCCCCATGTCAGATATTTGTCGACACGGCCGACCGAAAATTCGATGCCGGCATCCGACGATCCGCCAAAATATAGCGGCGGGCGCGGCGCCTGCACCGGCGGCAACCCGAGCTTGGCACCCGTCGCCTTGATGTATTTGCCGTCGAACGTCGAGGTGCCCTTCTCCAGCAGCTCTTCCCAGACGGTAAAAAACTCGTCGGCATGGGCATAGCGTTCGTCATGAGCGAGATGAATGCCGTCGCCCGCCAGTTCGGCAGGGCTGCCGCCAACCACGATGTTCAGCAACACACGACCATTCGAGACACGATCGAGTGTCGAGGCGAGACGAGCATAATAGGCCGGCGATGCCGTACCGGGACGGATCGCGACCAGGAATTTCAGCTTCTGCGTCTGCGCTGAGAGCGCCGCGGCGGTGACAAACGACTCCTCGCAGGAGACGCCTGTCGGCAGCAGCACGCCGGAATAGCCAAGCCGATCGACGGCCTGCGCGATCTGCGTGAGATAACCTATTTCCGGCCCGCGATTGAGATCGGTCGAGCCAAGATAGGTGCCGTCGCCGGAGGTCGGAATAAACCACAGGAAGTCGATGGGTTTGGCAGTCTCGGTCATGATGTTTCCTGTCTCCTGGACACGCTTGATCGGGAGCCCGCTTCTCAGGGCCTCTATCGCGATAGTGACATAGACTACTTATTATATCGACAATACAGATTTTCTATTGTTGCCGGTGTAGCGGAATATTTTTCCCCGCTGTGCCCCGTGCCCACTGTGTTTCAAGCGCAGTGGACATCGGCTGTGTCGGATAAGTCCCAGCTGTTCAACTCGCCTTCGGCCTCCACACGATATCGGCGACAGCAAGCTTTTTCGGCACGATGCCCGACCCATAAAACTCGTCCGCTAACCCCTGCTGATAGGCGATTGCGTCGTCACTGATGGTCGAAACACCGCCAAGATTGAAATCGGGGCGCGTCAAGGTCACCCGGGTCACGTCGGCAGGTACACCGGTGATCGCGGCGAGCGCTGCGACGGTATCATCGAGATGAGCCTGTGCATCAGCACCGACCTTGGCGAGTTCATCGATCACATCCACAATGACCTGCGGATTGTCCTTGGTGAAATCTCCGTTTGCCAAGAAATAGCTGAAGGAATCGACGATGCCCCGCGCCGTCGCCAGGATGCGAGTATCGGGATCAGCCTCGGCGATGGCGAGATAGGGATCCCAGATCGACCAGGCGTCGATCGCACCGGTCTTGAAAGCAGCGGAAGCATCCGGTGGCGCGAGATCAAGCGCCTGGATGTCATCCACCGTCAGACCGCCCTTGCGCAGTGCTTTCACCGTGACATTATGAGCGCTCGACCCGCGCTTGAACGCAACTTTCTTGCCCTTGAGGTCGGAAAGCGTCTCTATCGGCGAATCCTTGCGCACCAGGATGGCCGAGCCCTCCGGGCTTCCCTTGTATTGCCCGACATAGAGCAGATTGCCATTGGCGGCCTGTGCGAAAAGCGGCGGTACATCGCCCGTGGCACCGAAATCGAGCGCACCGGCGCCGAGCGCTTCCAGAAGCGGCGGGCCAGAGGTGAACTCGGACCACTCGACGGAGATACCGCGATCGGAAAGCCGCTTTTCCAGCGAGCCCTTGCGATTGGCGAGCGCCAGCACGCCATTTTTTTGCCAGCCTATGCGGAAGGTCGTTGCCGTCGCGGCGCGTGCCGGCCGGAAGGACGGCAGCACTAAGGCCGCTGCCGTGGCGCCGAGAAGGCTAAGTGTCTGTCTGCGCGAGATCATCGAAAGTCCCTTTCCCCAACCGGGCCGGGATGTTTCCTGCGATCGCCGGCTCTATTGTCAATGTCTAAGAATTGCAAATCCATAGATTATATCGACAATTGATATTGTGAATTTCTGCAATTAAGGCGAAATTCGATTTCGGTGAGAGACGAAAACACGGAATTATCTTCCAAGACTTGTGAGACCGCGACAAGTTTGCCGACAAATCGGTCTTCCGTCCCTCTCGCCTTTCCGCTAAGCCTTCAGGCAAAATTTTTGGAAGGAGTCTCGCGAATGGCAAGGGTCGCATTCATTGGCATGGGCGTCATGGGCTATCCCATGGCAGGGCATCTGAAGGTCAAGGGCGGTCATGACGTCACCGTCTATAACCGCACTGTCGCCAAGGGAGAGGCTTGGGCGAAACAATTTGACGGCAAGTTTGCCCCCACCCCTGCCGCTGCGGCCGAAGGCGCCGATTTCGTCTTCACCTGCGTCGGCAATGACGAAGACCTGCGTTCGGTAACGACTGGCAAGGATGGCGTACTCTCCGGCATGAAGGCGGGCGCAATCCTGATCGACAACACCACAGCAAGCGCCGAGGTCGCTCGCGAGCTCTATGCCGCAGCCAAGGAAAAAGGCGTGGACTTCATCGACGCCCCTGTCTCCGGCGGCCAGGCCGGCGCAGAAAACGGCGTCTTGACCGTCATGTGCGGCGGCGATGAGGCGGTGTTCGAAAAAGCAAAGCCGGTGATCGATGCCTATGCCCGCATGGTCGGCCTGATGGGCGCCGCCGGCGCAGGGCAACTCACCAAGATGATCAACCAAATCTGCATCGCCGGCGTCGTCCAGGGCCTTGCCGAAGGCATCCATTTCGGCAAGCAGGCCGGCCTCGACATCGAAAAGGTAGTGGAAGTCATCTCCAAGGGTGCGGCTGGTTCCTGGCAGATGGAAAACCGCCACAAGACCATGAATGTCGGTAAATACGACTTCGGCTTTGCCGTCGACTGGATGCGCAAGGATCTCGACATCGTCTTGTCCGAAGCCCGCCGCAACGAGGCCAAACTGCCGCTGACCGCCCTCGTCGATCAGTTTTACGGCGACGTGCAGGCCATGGGCGGCAATCGCTGGGACACGTCGTCACTGCTGGCAAGACTGGATAAGAAATAACGCAAAGCAATCCGTCCAAAGACGGTTCTTTACAGAGCGCTATTGTTAAAAATGGCGCTCAATCGTCGCTCGATTTTGCATTCTCCAGCATCATGTAATCCAGCGGCAGCTCCGTCGAATACTTGATCTGCTCCATTGCGAAGGCCGAGGAGACATCGCGGATTTCGATCTTGGCGATCATACGCTTGTAGAAAGCGTCATAGGCCGCAATATCCGGGACGACGACGCGCAGGAGGTAGTCGACGTCGCCGCTCATGCGATAGAATTCCACCACTTCCGGGAAATCGGCGATCACTTCGGAAAAGCGCTTCAGCCATTCGATCGAGTGGCTGTTGGTGCGGATCGAGACGAAAACGGTGACCTTGGTATTGACCTTTTCGGGATCGAGCAGCGCCACGCGACGGCGAATGACGCCATCCTCTTCCATCTTCTGGATACGGCGCCAGCATGGTGTCGTCGACAGCCCGACCTTCTTTGCAAGATCGGCCACGGCCAGAGTGGAATCCTCCTGCAGCAGACGCAGGATTTTGCGGTCAAGACGGTCCATTTCGATTGCCCTTTCGAATTATATTCTCTCTATAGCGCATTTTTACCGGAGGAAAAGAAACTTGTTTCAAGAAACAAGGATTTTCACACGCTCCCGCAATACTGGCAGCAATTCCGTCTCAAACCAGGGATTGCGTTTCAACCAGCCGCTGTTGCGCCAGCTCGGATGCGGTAACGGCAAGACGGCGGGCGATTGGTTGGTAAAGAGGTACCGCCGCCATTCCGAAACGGTTTCTGTCATCGATGCCATTCGTCTCGGGCCGAGATGCCAAGCCTGAGCATATTGACCGATGGTCAGGACGAGTTCGATTTGCGGCATGGCATCCATGGCTCTCTGCCGCCAAAGCGGTGCGCATTCCCTGCGGGGTGGCAAATCACCACCAGCAGCGTCATAGCCAGGGAAGCAGAAACCCATTCCCATGATGGCGAAATGCTCGACGTTGTAAAAGCTGTCGCGCTCGACGCCCAACCATTGCCGCAGCCGGTCGCCGGATGCGTCGTTGAACGGCAGGCCGCTTTCATGTACCCGCAGCCCCGGCGCCTGCCCGGCGATCAGGATGCGCGCCGTCGCCGACAACACGGCGACCGGTCTCGGCTCATGCGGCAGCCGATCCGCCTCCCCGCGTATCGGCGCGTCGCGGCAGACACGGCAAACCGCGATGGCTTTGCGCAGCGCCTGCAATTCTTCTTCCTGCGCCATCACCGATCCCATCCGACAAACCGTCGCAAATAGTCTCCCAACCCGGCTAACGGATCGCCGCTCCGGGCGCGTTCCGCCTGCTCTTCCCGCCGATAGTCGCGCGGCCGCTCGAAATCGCCGGCCCAAAGCCCGGCCCTCGCCTGCCGCGCCGCAGCCTCCTCCGCGGCGTAGCCGCCATAAGACACGGCCATGCCGCTGCGCACCATCGCGCTATTGATGTCGACGTCGCCAGCTTTGCAGGTCACCAACAGCCGGCCGTAGCGGTCATGTTCGCTCCCCCGACATTCCGCCGGAGCCGTCTTCATTAATTTATCAAGTGCTTTGCGCGCCTCTTCGCCGCAGGCCCATCCAACATGATCGCGCTGACATTGCTGCCGATATTCCGGCGCATCGATGCCGAGCAGCCGCAGACGGTCACCGTCCTGGGCGAGCGTATCGCCGTCAACGACATAAAAACTGCCAGTTTGAATGAGTTCTGGGCGATTGTTCATCTTCAACGCCAGCAAGGCGATCAGCCCCAGCAGCGCGAATGTGGTTACGCCGTCACGAAACAGGCGGCCGAACCGCGTCACGCTTTTGCCTCCTTAAAGAACAAACCCTTGGCAAAGATGGCAAACAAATCATTTCTGAGCAGCATCTTCTTAAGGTTTGGCCGGTAGTCTGTAGCCCTAGGCAGGCCAAGTTTCAACGTATCCATGAGCACCGGCGTCAGCACATCGACAGATAAGATCATCGTCGACCGATCGCGCAGTCACCGTAACCGGGCTGTGTCGAAAGCGGTGCGGCAGACGCGTGAGCGCCTGCAATCCGGCCACAGCCGGAGCTTCGATCCCGAAATCATGATGATGCATGTCGACACCCTCCTACAGGGTGCCTCGGTTATGCCGATCTTCGTCATCATCGTCGCAGCGCTCGGCGCCTATCTAACACGCGACGCGCAGATTTTCATTTGGGCCATCCCGACGCTCTCGGCACACGCCATCAACATGCTGCTCGGACGCCGCGCGAAGAAGCGCGAGATGACGGCCGAGCGCACCCGGAAATGGCGCCAGATCTTGTTGCTTGGCCAGCTGCTCATCGGCTTTTGCTGGGCGTTCTTCGCCATGCAGAACTGTTCGACCTGCGGCGGCGACAGCTTCGTGCTCTATAAGAGCGCAACGCTGCTGGTGGCGATTTGCGTCACTGCCATGGCAAATTTCATGCTTCCGCGTGCCGTGCCGTTCTCGTTTGCGCCAGCAACCGTCGCGCTCGCCGTCAAAGCGGCGCTGACGCGCAATCCGCTCGACATCGCCCTGACCGCCGCCGTCGCCGTTGCCGTCATCTTCTTCACCTTCATTACCAACAGGATGTTTCAATCGAACCTGAAGATCCTCTCGTTCCAGTCGGAAAAGGACGATCTGATCGCCGAGCTGGAAGTCGCGAAATCCATGTCGGATGAAGCACGCCGCCGAGCCGAAGAGGCGAACCTCGCCAAGTCACGCTTCCTGGCCTCGATGTCGCACGAGCTCAGAACGCCGCTCAACGCCATCCTCGGCTTTTCCGAGGTCATGTCGGCGGAGGTGATGGGACCGCTGAACAACGCCACCTACCGCGAATACACCACCGACATCCATCGTTCGGGGCAGCATCTGCTCAACCTGATCAACGAGATTCTAGACCTATCGCGCATCGAGGCCGGTAAATATGAGCTGAACGAGGAGGCAATCTCGCTACTTGATATAGCGGAGGATTGCATCGGCATGGTGCAATTGCGCGCGCGTGGCAAGAACATCTCCATCTCGCCGCAGTTCGAGCCTGAGCTCCCTTCGGTCTGGGCTGATGAGAAGTCCATGCGCCAGGTGATCCTGAATCTTCTCTCGAATGCGGTGAAATTCACGCCGCAAGGCGGAGAGATCACCGTCAAGGTCGGCTGGACCGCCGGCGGCGGGCAATATGTCGCCATCAAGGACAATGGTCCCGGCATTCCCGAGGAGGAAATACCGGTAGTCCTGTCCGCCTTCGGCCAGGGTTCGATCGCCATCAAGAGCGCCGAACAGGGTACCGGCCTCGGCCTGCCGATCGTTCAGGCGATTCTTGCCAAACATGACGGCCAGTTCATGCTGAAATCCAAGCTACGAGAGGGCACGGAAGTCATCGCCATCCTGCCAGCCAAGCGCGTACTGCAAAGCCTGCCCGCCATCGAGGACGCGCCTT
It encodes the following:
- a CDS encoding ABC transporter permease; protein product: MSYAEALIPAQPAPPEAMKGVSKARIAGYFFLALWALLGIALIAMMITNWDNEKFFRFGPRLLHGLWITVKLVGLSFILGAILSIPLAFARMSKNRILKTLTYCYVYLFRGTPLLAQIFMVYYGFPQARGFFETIGLWWFFRDPFYCGLFAITLNTAAYQTEIVRGAIQSVPHGQSEAAASLGLHKLVTFYKVILPQALIVALRPYGNEIILLIKSSATVSIITVYDLMGETRYAFSQTYDYQTYLWAAIFYLSIVELMRNRWAWIEAHLTRHLKR
- a CDS encoding usg protein; translation: MHNDMQKQLQGYGLTTAQILYRLPDHPQFLQTYIWQDYDLAPNFPEMRSFLKFWQEKLDGPLHSVRYVHRRLISATEWQAVKGEFILH
- a CDS encoding DUF2270 domain-containing protein, whose product is MDSTADIKRPPLPQTTGEITNTLNHYYRGELARMTSWRDRIDRTSNWAITVVAALLSVSLSTPSSHHGVLLFGMMLITLLLMIEARRYRFFDVYRARVRQLERSYFAQILAPEAELNPDWALSIAKSLRAPRVLLGYFEAIQRRLRRNYCWMYVILLLAWILKISTPKLQTEGAPQELAHSWSYIVDNAALGPVPGWLVIAMVVLFYASILYGTLHRGPDDGDFAHGEAHV
- a CDS encoding methyltransferase; this encodes MAKKKIDEDALAEAYNRALALEKAGDIDAAVKAYQDVLAIDPEDHGGAAVRIASMGRGETPVKAPDAYVETLFDQHAEVFEDVLVEQLGYHVPVLVRQRLQALGLGPFKRMLDLGCGTGLTGGTLRDIVEDITGIDISENMVEVAHEKDLYETLFVAEVEDFLDDNDEEPFDLITATDVLPYLGALEPLFFGAADNMTPGGLFIFSSETLPENALAGRPYMVGPHQRFAHAESYVRERLIATGFELIEITDINVRMEDGQPTPGHLVIARLAAE
- a CDS encoding glutathione S-transferase family protein, translated to MSLILYQHPLASFCHKVLMALYENGTPFESRVIDLGNEGSRASLLRLWPIGKFPVLRDEALDSTVPESSIIIEYLDRHYSGSTPLLPLDPTDALCVRLWDRFFDLYVQEPMQAIVADKRRPEGTHDPQSVAQAQTLLRTAYGMIEKQLGEKLWIAGDALTMADCAAAPALFYAETLVPFDEQHVRLKQYYQRLLDRPSFARVLREAMPYFHFYPYHEKLPAQFRPERSHA
- a CDS encoding ArsR/SmtB family transcription factor, which translates into the protein MLEEPLALDRMFQALSDQSRRGMIDRLGRGPASVTELAQPLAMALPTVMKHLHVLETSGLVLSEKTGRVRTYHLRKEALASVERWIAERKAGWNSTFDRLDQFLAENSEETVVK
- a CDS encoding SRPBCC family protein, which gives rise to MIEKSTEHTTLTIERHFKAPLPRVFGAWAVAENKRQWFACHGDWTPLDFQLDFRPGGSESNRVASTDGVVHAYQARYIDIVPNERIIYAFDMMLDDKRISVSLATVTFAPEPAGTAMIFTEQVVFLDGYGDNGSRLMGTEIGFDNLRLYVDGNETRPN
- a CDS encoding ABC transporter ATP-binding protein, which translates into the protein MTAIALERVQSDPSEDTQPKTGAAAICIKGLEKSFGNNRVLRGIDLDIPAGQFVAVIGKSGCGKSTLLRILMGLDEPTAGHLRFETADGSDAAPNARIVFQEPRLLPWLSVADNVAVGLGEGVPWQVAQSETAAVLSEVQLAEKSGEWPSRLSGGQRQRVALARALVSKPGILALDEPLGALDALTRISMQELLNRVWRELGFTAVLVTHDVSEAVHLADRVVVLDEGRIVLDLAVPDPHPRRHGNPALAELEGQLLAAILGDVRAA
- the ssuC gene encoding aliphatic sulfonate ABC transporter permease SsuC; its protein translation is MSAFDTPFVRAAAESRVHPVKPARPAVSLERFLPFLLPIAVVAIWQLGSSVGWISTRIMPSPAAVVVAFWQTTISGQLPHNILVSAGRAFAGLLVGGSIGFLLGIANGISRLSEQLTDTTLQMLRTIPHLAMVPLVILWFGIGEESKLFLTALGVLFPIYLNTYHGVRNVDRGLIEMGQVYGMSGWTLFKKVIFPGALPSILVGLRFALGIMWLTLIVAESIAASSGIGYMANNAREFGMTDVVVLTLVIYAVLGKLADVVARALERRALRWNPAYQN